The Erythrobacter sp. Alg231-14 genome has a segment encoding these proteins:
- a CDS encoding DUF188 domain-containing protein, with translation MTSPFISILIDADACPVKDEVYRVAARFKAPLPEAHVRVVSNSPFRIPDSPRVKRVVVDDSFDAADDWIAEEAVRVSPRCVVITGDIPLADRCLKAGARVLKHNGDEYTPASIGGALATRAIMEDLRAGMDGIGGGPPPFSKADRSRFLQSLDRVMMGLSRL, from the coding sequence ATGACCTCGCCCTTCATCTCCATCCTGATCGACGCCGATGCCTGTCCGGTGAAGGACGAAGTGTACCGCGTTGCCGCCCGGTTCAAGGCTCCCCTGCCAGAGGCGCATGTGCGCGTGGTCAGCAACTCCCCCTTTCGCATTCCCGATAGCCCGCGTGTGAAGCGCGTGGTGGTCGACGACAGCTTCGATGCGGCGGATGACTGGATTGCAGAGGAGGCGGTGCGCGTGTCGCCGCGCTGCGTGGTGATCACAGGCGACATCCCACTGGCGGACAGGTGTCTTAAGGCGGGCGCGCGCGTCCTGAAGCACAACGGCGATGAGTACACCCCCGCCAGCATCGGCGGCGCGCTGGCGACCCGCGCCATCATGGAGGACCTGCGCGCAGGGATGGACGGGATAGGCGGAGGACCGCCCCCATTCAGCAAGGCCGACCGCTCGCGCTTCCTGCAGTCGCTGGACCGGGTGATGATGGGGCTTTCTCGTTTGTAA